The DNA window TTAGCAACTTTGTTTACCTGGGTAGATGATATTGAATAAAACAGTGCACAGGTGGCTTCAGATTCAGGAGTCGGGGGTTCATCCCACAAGACCTCCTAGTATGACATAAGAAGAACATAAGGTGTGGTGAAGTGGAATACTATTTTAGCCAAATATAGCTATGACAGTTTAATACCTGTATAGATGCAGCCATATCTTTGTGTAAAGCAACTTCGATGAAAATCAGGGGCTCCCCTAATGTTAATAAAGGAAGTAAAAGCACTCAGAGAAAGTAGCCGCACTTCAGGAAAGTCATCCAGCAAATAGCTAATCGCTGCACTTAACGTCTTAACAACTAGTACATAATTGGTGTCATACATTTCTTTCATCCTTATGGTACAAAACTAGATATGCAAATCTTGTTAGGCACACTTGCAGAGTTATTTGGAATTTGAAAGGCTAGATTCGGCTGCAGCATCAACAGTAGGCAGTAATACTCTAGAAGTGCAGCAAGCCACAATTAGCAAGTAAAGTGTCAATCTGACCTGGTATTGCTGGATGGAAGTAGCCAAAGCAGCGGCGGCCTACACCCAATCTTCTCTTCAAGTCTATCAGGTTCCTGATTGGATGCACTGCCTAAATAAATGGAGACAAAAGCATCAGATGGAACACCAAACTAACAATTCAGGATGCACCAAATCAAAAATCAACAGGGAGTCGGCCACAAACTTCATATGCCACAATCTTCTCTAGCAAGGAGGCAGGATCATCCCATGTTATCTGGTGGAGCGTCAGCGCCGCAGGGCTGAGCCAAGTCACCAGTTTCTCCTTCAAGTACGAGTCCAGGGCGCGCAGCGCTGGAGCGTTCTCCTCCCTGCGTTGCAACATTGGGATCGCCAAGGCCTTAAATCCCCAAGTTTCTCATCACAACAACAGAAAAGCATGGCAATGGCAGTGTTGATAGCAATCAATCTCACCCCAGCAAGGCCAGGAGGTCGGCGCGGAGCACGGCGAGGAGCTTGAGCCCTCCGGGCTGCGCGTTCATGGCCTCGAGGAACCCGGCGTACCGGGGCCGGAGCGCCTCCCGGAGACCCCGCTCCATCCGGTACAACGCCGCTGCAGCAccctccttcccctcctccgcctccgcgccatccccgcctgccgccgcggcggaggcgacgCTCATGTACTGTCTCATGAGGTCCCggacgcgcgcgcggggcaCGTCGTAGTCGGTGGCGAGGGAGCGGAGGACCTCGCGGCGCCCGACACGGTCGAGGGAACGGTACCCATCGGAGAAGCTGTCGAGCGTCGAGGGGGGTGGCGAggccgcggaggcggcggcatgGAGCCAGTGGCGGACGGAAGCCGCGGGtggggcggcggggtcggggtCAGTGAGTGGAGGAGTCGGGGACAGTTGCGGCCGCGGGGAGGGGATTGCGTCCGGGTGCatgcgggcgcggaggaggacggcgagCGACTTCGGGGTGTGGTTCCTGGTCATGTGACGCGGTCGGGGTCGCCGCCGGAGGCGCGGCCGGAGGCGAAGGCAGggcgggaggcggcgccggcggttgCTGGGTCGCGGCTCGCGTGCGGAAGCGCGGTGCCAACTTTGCGGTTGGGTTCGGCCGGTGAGGGGTCAGCGTGTCCCCATGAGTCAATAGTCAGTACGAGCAGTTTAAAAAGGTTGTCTGGAGAGTTTGGACGGCCTGTTTTGCTCAAAGGAATTCAAAACTTTGTTTAAAATTGTACTGAAATGCGACGGCATGAAGAATAGAACGAACTCGTTCATCATTCCATAGCTAAAAAAGCAGTGACCACTGTAAACCCACAAAAACTTTCGAACTGCATTTTTATTTGCTGCCTAATAGTTGAGGGGCAAACACCTGATTAATATTTGTTTTATGAAAACTGTGTCCACTCTGGTCTTGTTATTAATGGAAATTGCATTTTGACCGAATTCTGATCCATCGACCAAAATCTGCAAGAACGAACATGGACACATGTGGTACCAAGAAGGTCCAAGATCCATTGAGAAAGCCCAGTCCAAACTATTTCAAAGAAAATCCCAAGTCCAAAAGCTGTTATGGCCCAGTGGACTGAATTCAGAATGTGCTAGGCCCAAATAAATGCAATGGATATGCAGATCAGCAGATGGTGGAGGAGCCGAGGATTCAGCAAAGCGACCGAAATAACCAATGCAAATTTCTTCAGATCACACATGGGCATGCACAAGGAACAGAGTGCATTTCCTCCACATTCAGAAACGCCTACAAAGAAAAAAAGACCAGCTCGCGAAGAAAAAAAAGACATATAGTAATATGCATGTAATTGTCTATGTGACTATGTATTTACTGTTCTCCAGTAAACATTACACTTCTTTTCAGTCCTGTGACACCTACACAAAACATACAGGTAATTTTTGCACACCTTTTTTCTCCTCCTTATTCCTCCACTATGATTCCTGTTCTTTCTTTCACTACTCAAAACTCTCTCTTTCTTTATCTTTCTCATATTAACACTTCAAAAAATTAATTTTATGGAAGCTAGTAATAATTAAGCTTATTacgagaaagaaaaaagaatttCCCCGCCTTgcacaccaccgccgccacctttTTATCTACACTCCGCCTCGTCAGCCGCCCCCCTCCggcacccctccgccgccgtggCCAGGCGGTGGAGCCTGGCGAAGACGCCGACCATGGGCGCCGTGTTGTACGTGCAGGCCTCGGTCTGCATGTAGTTCCCGCGGTCGTCCCGGAACTCGTCCCGGCAGTTTGGCCCGCCGACGATGGCGCCGGCGAGCACGTTGGGGTTGGCCCGTCCCCGGCCGAACCAGTCGTCGAACCCCTGCATGCAGCCGATGAAGCGGCTGTTGGCCTTGTGCGCGACGATGGAGGCGCCGCGGTGGTGCACGCGTACCGGGTACCGGCGGCCGTAGCCGACCATGTAGCTGAGCCGCAGCGGGTTGCGGCCCAGGATGTAGTCCGCCTGCGACCGCGCCAGGGCCAGCAGCtcgtccggcgccgccgcgccgcgcgggcaGCGGAGGAGCCCCGGGGAGGCGGAGCCGGCGGAGAGGTAGCGGGAGTAGGCGGTGAGGAGGAAGGCGGCGCTGGAGACGTACTGGAGGTTGTTCCACTGGCGCACGTAGAGCATCCCGCCGGGGCTCCGCTCCACGTTGTCGCTGCCGTTGCCGCCGTTGAGGCCCAGGCACGCGCACAGGTAGTGCTCCGCCTTCGCCTTGTACTGCTCCAGCACCGCCCGGTGCGGCAGGGCTTGCTGGTCGCCCTCCAGCAGCAGCTGTTGTTGGATCATAGAAACGAATCAAAAAGCTTGTTCAATCTTACATTCTTAAAATTACTGCTAGGTAGGTAGGTAGGTAACTGGACACGGTCGTGACACAGAGATGCAATGCAAGACCACCACCATGCATGGGCATCACTGTCAGCGGGACGACGCAGCACGAAGGTTGCCCATGCGTGCGAACTGTATCGATTGACCAGAACGTCCAATCAACGCCGACAACGCAACCCCAACCATCGATCGATCTTTCAGTCTGATTCAGGCATTAATCGTGTTAAAAACCGAATCGAAAGGGATCAGACTCGTGAAATGCTTCAGGGTTTCAGGCTGCCAAGCCGCGTAAACTTCAATGGCATGCAGAAGGGATAACGCAGCAGCAGGCCAGCAGCACCTGCAGCAGTAGCAATCAAACAACTGCTTGCAAGAACTGCGATCCAGCTCGATAGTTCCGATCGAACAGGCGAGCCCGGTCCACGACGATCGCCATTGATTCCGGCGCAGGATGCTGTCGGTGCGGGAGGCGACGGGGCACATGCACGGTGGCCCGACTAGTCACTCGGCCGGCGCCTCTTTCCGGCGCCAATGCAGCCTCTGACTCCCCATCCTCTCATGGTGCCGCGCGCGCGGGGCCACGCGTACGAACTCTGCTCACCAACCGGTGGGGCCCTGGGGTGCGGGACTGCTGCCGTACCGGTGCGGCCAGCAGCTGCCACGTCGCTGCCCCGATTTAAAGCTCGCGATCCCGCCCCGCCAGCTTTTGGTGCAAAATGAATGCAAGTTTGGAATAATAAATGCGACATATTTTTTGATTAATTTTTACTAATACTACATCTTTTGCTAGGTTTTCTGAACCCAAAATGGATTTTTTCCCTTTGTTTTTCAAAGACTCCTAATACataacaatatatatatatatatatatatatatatatatatatatattacatcCATCATCAAATATAACCCAAAATATAAGACATGGGCCTTTTTTTAATCTCTGACCGACAATGAGCCTAGCCTAACACAATGGAAAGTTTATTTTACAAATATAGTATCATTTGATGGTTGGCATTTAAAGTACTTTTCTGTTATTATGATTTTGTTGCTAAGGTAAGTCAAACCGCACTTTAATTTATATTCTCCATTACTGTAGAGCTAAAGGACGGGCTTGCCAAAACTTTTTACACACACTTTTACATAATCTTTTAGCTGGGATCAACTTAGTAGTACTTGATTTAGACAAATTACTGCAATCCACCATTAGGCTATGGAACCCTAAATGCATCTAGCTACCCCTGACAGAGCCACGGAAGCTTCTTGCGAGAAATAATGCTTGGGCACACGTCAAGGCTCTGGAGACAAAAATGTGGACGTCACTACCAGTGGAGCGCGCGAAAACAAAGGTGAAAGAGAGATGGTCCGCTAGCTGTATGCCATGAACGTTCGCTCCAGGAAACTGGATATTTTGTCTCGTTTCCTTCTGGGCATCACCAGTTAATTTGTTTATGTGTGTGGGATCGTTGACACGGCAACAGAAAAGCCTACGCTAAAGAATGCTATTAGCCCAACAACCACTTTGATGGCGACATCTGCTTGGACCATCGATCCATCCATCCGTGGACGGATCGGATTAGCTACGGTTAATCGTACTGCTCCTACCAGGCATCGATCCCTAAATTAAACGCTTGCAAATGATCCTGCTAAAAAAACTTAGTTACTTGCTGTGCTGTACAAGTTGTGGAGCTAACAAATAAACTATTTCCCACGCCTCTTGTTTTGTTTCTTCACGGCATTCATTTATACACAGCATACTTTCAGCTACGTGCAGCTGTCAGAGCAACTGTGCAAGGAATGGCTCCTACATGAGCACCCAAGCAATTTCTCAGAAATATATAAGAAGAGGGGGTGAAACACGCAGCTGGTGTGTGTTTGAGCATGTTGCCGATCAAGTCCAGACTAGATATCAGCATCTCTGGTCTACGCAGATTCTTTTCAAATGCCAATGTCCAGAACACAACTTGGCCATTGGTGAAAACGTTCCAATAAACCAGCATCTGAGAAGTTTTTTCCTACATTTTTCTGATATCGCCGTACCGGAATTCAGAGGTTGGTGGATCTTAAGCATATACTGCCCATCAAGCCCAAACTAAAATGTCAACAACATCTGGTGTCAGTGTCTGGCTAGAACGcaagttcgccgtgaactgaAACCTCCCAAGAAATCAGCACTTCAAAGCTCCTTTTCCCCTACGGTTTCTACATCACGTAAAATTAGTGGTGGCTATATGGTATCTTTTCTAAAGTAGTGGACATGCAGTTACTACTTTACTAGTACCAAGCTAGCACTAGATAGCAACACgttatttttttttattttgtat is part of the Panicum hallii strain FIL2 chromosome 2, PHallii_v3.1, whole genome shotgun sequence genome and encodes:
- the LOC112880747 gene encoding malonyl-CoA decarboxylase, mitochondrial, which codes for MTRNHTPKSLAVLLRARMHPDAIPSPRPQLSPTPPLTDPDPAAPPAASVRHWLHAAASAASPPPSTLDSFSDGYRSLDRVGRREVLRSLATDYDVPRARVRDLMRQYMSVASAAAAGGDGAEAEEGKEGAAAALYRMERGLREALRPRYAGFLEAMNAQPGGLKLLAVLRADLLALLGEENAPALRALDSYLKEKLVTWLSPAALTLHQITWDDPASLLEKIVAYEAVHPIRNLIDLKRRLGVGRRCFGYFHPAIPGEPLIFIEVALHKDMAASIQEVLWDEPPTPESEATCALFYSISSTQPGLSGINLGKFLLKRVIDMLRRDMPSVQIFATLSPIPGFMQWLRAKLASQIKLAETESQEGNSLEGASSTFRESILLPDEEKMIHDAIEQAHGKQGIELLQDTLKTTQWVKSEKLSAALKSPLMRLCARYLAREKIRGKALDAVANFHLQNGAMIERINWMADQSEKGIQQSGGIMVNYLYRLENIEEYALSYSGKGLVHSSPSLSQYLEPKDT